A window of Littorina saxatilis isolate snail1 linkage group LG7, US_GU_Lsax_2.0, whole genome shotgun sequence contains these coding sequences:
- the LOC138970576 gene encoding uncharacterized protein, which produces MTNMEEEGTEPPGAEMEEGENDTQPLWQEDVAGESPPASQEVGSPEQGEAEVDPNSGFEQPAPGEHRSRRSRSHRERSSKHGKSRRKHHSSRHSKRSSREEVVYDDDYLYPAREGEEPRRGVASAGNAAEDGEILEDGEIATDEEGGHRHPMDYGRPPPGEEEEGLSPGNSEGEMGEQGDPAVGDMEGDDGRGQGQVQGQVQGQRSRRDGKRKRKDKRRDKDEKRKKPRHHEYYDHDQVGEEGGGGRWGSQQGQDNDYFHSPGKRRDSRGYYPYHGGDSPPGLYDSPSGSEEELGAQASLTSLVSDEYLDATVAASEKDEIMKMKQIKTMRGKRMRPKQKRERDGGGRQNEPPKKKLVEIPMADRPICKFYKDGKCAKGMNCPFNHDAQRNKRSEVCKYHLMQTGCNKGENCVYMHDDYPCKYYHTGQSCFAGDKCRFSHDPLNEETRRIVAEVIIPGIREEMMDNPDRPKKPSLLGSPPRHIKEAAERAKEIKKIPSLFDIEVFPPGQKMPTKISGFYSERGDSSSPPPDGSPTRPVSQGQGPMSTPGGPSLLGSPAHNNMRGPNPSAMNQQGPMMMGGQQGPMNRPMMGPGGQQRPMFGMQQGMGPNMQQGMGPNMQQGMGPNMQQGMGPRMQQGMGMSQNMNPGMNQNMNPGMNQNMNPGMNQNMNPGMNQNMNPGMNQNMNPGMNQNMNPGMNQNMNQGMQQGMNMDQSANMQNMNQGMNQNMQPGMNQGMQQGMNMNQGMNMNQGMNMNQGMNQRMQNPGMQQGMNQGMQQQGMNMNQPGNMNQSGNMNPMQGMMNQNQQGMNPNLRGMTPMSQGGNRMITPNMPGMAAARFGMGAQTTASMPPVLNMISAILRGASNSGPFNQNGLPVSMANQGPASNQVQVPNPVPVSSQGSMVPQDTDMRTPSDTDVQGTGDTDMRTGDTDMRVGGPDPRMQQETNSTQLGSLPGNAGDSSTKQDVSGGDSENIAQAVTGSEQAAVVRSGDKDTIMSPTYGEEKEESLEVGQVKTEVKEEPQEEEMQQDKAETLLSPSPPPSSGEADKGADDEDTTLSKLEPEKDGADMAMLQSLPPMQRQLFMRIRQQQQQHELQLKLKKEKEEEMETKKEDSEEEEKGGEDDNWYSSDEEEGSVSKKKLADILKNISKTSVSSTSTSSTTTTAPASVSSQPASSSSTSSASSSSTSTASTINVMQMIQSIRSHGAATISSTSAASGSPSGKDPRQQLSDPRASRGGSSPRTTDVKPPTSGAAPFPKLPTLYVDPPVTDAVPKKEVEYRMMPLSVRAVKPYWTLPPTVDLEDPERKKDPRVKAHVALVEKRGLENKTPPPPAKTFDPRLSRKGSSEDAGGLSPRPNDPRMRRTGVKGPQDPRSQDPRSQNTGPMDPRSQNMGPQDPRGQNVSAQDPRTQNMGAQDPRTMGPQDPRAQNLGPQGQFMGNNMGPGVGGGGMMGPGMNMMQGPNNMGPGFQGNMMQGPRGMMAGQGDMWNAPNRMAGPMGMQGPMSMQQGPVRMQQGPMGMQGPMNMQGGPMGMNQGPMNMQGPMGMNQGPMNMQGGPMGMNQGPMNMNQGPMNMNQAPGNMNQGPMNMNQGNMNQGPMNMNQGPMTLNQGPMNMQGGPMNMQGGPMNMQTGPMGMQQGPMGMQDPRRGPINMQGGPMGLQQGNMGNQQDFQQGPLGNQQEPRQGPMGNPDLRQSPMGNPDPRQSPMGNPDPRQGPMGNPDTRQGPMGNPDPRQSPMGNPDPRQSPMCKQDPRRSPMAVSDPRQAPSMQRGSSDPRQRGQSGRSDPREGRLSAMDHRMSRLGQQGSPGSSPQINERISSPPQEEPGPFRSDPGGDDLPHRYSDSADREVEGQPVQRSFPLPLPPALREPPSKSDPDLGASDDGSTSEDSGAMSKKQFDYRNDPRFKRKRVSEVKTEKPPAPVEDSGVNKARKFMGQRKSSMEYASPLGGGDDDGGSGSGYNSYNRPQQGRQDPRKRKPPVSSGTADSPFEMPRMELPPLLSTQPLPLPDNLAPPQMLAEEPEQQLKDLFKTIDPTASPFC; this is translated from the exons ATGACAAACATGGAGGAAGAAGGAACAGAACCACCAGGAGCAGAAATGGAGGAGGGTGAGAATGACACACAACCCCTGTGGCAAGAAGACGTCGCCGGTGAAAGCCCCCCTGCCTCCCAGGAAGTCGGGTCACCCGAGCAGGGCGAGGCCGAGGTCGATCCCAACAGTGGCTTTGAGCAACCCGCGCCCGGCGAGCATCGATCACGGAGAAGTCGATCACATCGAGAACGCTCCTCAAAGCACGGTAAAAGCCGGCGGAAACACCACAGCAGCAGACACTCAAAACGATCGTCGCGCGAGGAGGTTGTGTATGATGACGATTATCTGTACCCGGCcagagagggggaggagccACGAAGGGGTGTGGCCTCTGCCGGCAATGCCGCAGAAGATGGAGAGATTTTGGAGGACGGAGAGATTGCTACCGATGAAGAGGGAGGGCACCGTCATCCCATGGATTATGGGAGACCGCCTCCAGGGGAGGAAGAGGAAG GGCTGTCGCCTGGCAACTCGGAAGGAGAGATGGGCGAGCAGGGAGACCCGGCGGTGGGTGACATGGAAGGGGACGACGGGAGGGGTCAGGGTCAAGTCCAGGGTCAAGTTCAGGGTCAGAGGTCAAGGAGAGACGGCAAGAGAAAGCGAAAAGATAAGCGAAGAGACAAAGACGAAAAA CGTAAAAAGCCACGCCACCATGAATACTACGATCACGACCAAGTGggggaagaagggggagggggcaggTGGGGGTCACAGCAAGGTCAAGACAACGACTACTTCCACAGTCCTGGCAAGCGACGAGACTCACGTGGTTACTACCCGTACCACGGTGGCGACAGTCCACCCGGACTCTACGACAGTCCTTCAGGCTCGGAGGAAGA ATTGGGAGCTCAGGCCAGTTTGACCAGTCTTGTGTCAGACGAGTATCTTGATGCCACAGTGGCAGCCAGTGAAAAAGATGAG ATTATGAAGATGAAACAAATCAAGACGATGCGAGGGAAGCGCATGCGCCCCAAGCAGAAGCGAGAGAGGGACGGAGGAGGACGGCAAAACGAACCTCCGAAGAAAAAGTTGGTTGAAATCCCCATGGCCGACAGACCGATCTGCAAGTTCTACAAGGATGGAAAGTGTGCCAAG GGAATGAACTGTCCGTTCAACCATGATGCCCAGAGGAACAAACGAAGCGAAGTGTGCAAGTACCATCTGATGCAGACTGGTTGCAACAAGGGAGAGAACTGCGTCTACATGCATG ATGATTACCCCTGCAAGTATTACCATACGGGGCAGAGTTGCTTCGCAGGAGACAAGTGCAGGTTTTCTCACGACCCACTCAACGAGGAAACTAGAAGGATCGTTGCAGAG GTGATCATTCCTGGCATCAGAGAGGAAATGATGGACAACCCAGATCGCCCAAAGAAACCAAGTCTGCTAG GTTCACCTCCCCGTCACATCAAAGAAGCGGCTGAGAGAGCGAAGGAGATCAAGAAAATCCCCTCCCTTTTTGACATCGAAGTCTTCCCACCGGGCCAGAAAATGCCAACCAA AATCTCAGGTTTCTACAGCGAGAGAGGAGACAGCTCTTCCCCTCCGCCCGACGGATCTCCCACACGGCCCGTCTCGCAGGGTCAAGGTCCCATGTCGACCCCTGGCGGCCCCAGTCTCCTTGGCAGCCCCGCCCACAACAACATGCGAGGCCCCAACCCCAGCGCCATGAATCAGCAAGGGCCCATGATGATGGGAGGACAGCAGGGGCCCATGAATCGGCCCATGATGGGCCCGGGTGGCCAACAGCGCCCCATGTTCGGCATGCAGCAAGGAATGGGACCCAACATGCAACAGGGGATGGGTCCCAATATGCAGCAAGGCATGGGACCCAACATGCAGCAGGGGATGGGACCAAGGATGCAACAGGGGATGGGAATGAGCCAAAATATGAATCCTGGGATGAACCAGAATATGAATCCTGGAATGAACCAGAATATGAACCCTGGAATGAACCAAAATATGAATCCTGGAATGAACCAGAATATGAATCCTGGAATGAACCAGAATATGAACCCAGGAATGAATCAGAATATGAACCCTGGAATGAACCAAAACATGAACCAGGGAATGCAGCAAGGAATGAACATGGATCAGAGTGCAAACATGCAAAACATGAACCAAGGAATGAACCAGAACATGCAGCCTGGTATGAACCAGGGAATGCAGCAAGGCATGAACATGAACCAGGGAATGAACATGAACCAGGGAATGAACATGAACCAAGGGATGAACCAGCGAATGCAGAACCCGGGGATGCAGCAGGGCATGAACCAAGGCATGCAGCAACAGGGAATGAACATGAACCAGCCAGGCAACATGAACCAGTCAGGCAACATGAACCCCATGCAGGGAATGATGAACCAGAACCAGCAAGGCATGAACCCCAACCTGCGAGGGATGACCCCCATGTCTCAGGGCGGTAACCGCATGATAACGCCCAACATGCCGGGTATGGCGGCCGCCCGGTTCGGGATGGGGGCTCAGACCACCGCCTCCATGCCGCCGGTGCTCAACATGATCAGTGCCATTCTGCGCGGTGCGTCTAACAGCGGCCCTTTCAACCAGAACGGCCTGCCAGTGTCCATGGCCAACCAAGGGCCCGCGTCAAACCAGGTCCAAGTTCCCAACCCCGTCCCGGTGTCCAGTCAGGGGTCCATGGTGCCACAGGACACCGACATGAGAACGCCTAGTGACACTGATGTGCAGGGCACCGGTGATACAGACATGAGAACCGGTGACACGGACATGCGGGTGGGTGGCCCTGATCCCAGAATGCAGCAAGAAACAAATTCCACGCAGCTTGGTTCACTCCCTGGAAACGCTGGGGACTCTTCGACCAAACAGGACGTTTCTGGAGGTGACAGTGAAAATATTGCACAGGCAGTGACTGGTAGTGAGCAAGCGGCGGTAGTGAGGTCTGGCGACAAGGACACGATCATGTCACCAACGTACGGCGAGGAGAAGGAGGAAAGTTTAGAGGTTGGCCAGGTGAAGACGGAGGTGAAGGAGGAACCACAGGAGGAGGAAATGCAGCAAGACAAAGCTGAGACGTTGCTTTCCCCATCTCCCCCGCCATCTTCAG GCGAGGCAGACAAAGGTGCTGATGATGAAGACACGACGTTGTCCAAACTGGAGCCAGAGAAGGACGGTGCGGACATGGCCATGCTGCAGTCCCTGCCCCCCATGCAGCGACAACTCTTCATGCGCATAcgtcagcaacagcagcagcacgAGCTACAGCTCAAGCtgaagaaagagaaggaggaagagatggagacaaagaaagaggacAGCGAGGAGGAAGAGAAAG GCGGGGAGGATGACAACTGGTACTCCAGTGACGAGGAGGAAGGCAGCGTGTCTAAGAAGAAGTTGGCCGACATTCTCAAGAACATCTCAAAAACC TCTGTGTCAAGCACAAGCAcaagcagcaccaccaccacggCACCAGCCTCCGTGTCCTCTCAACCCGCTTCAtcgtcatcaacatcatcagcgTCTTCATCATCGACATCAACAGCATCCACCATCAACGTCATGCAGATGATTCAGTCCATACGTAGCCACGGTGCTGCCACAATCTCTTCCACTTCTGCTGCTTCTGG aTCACCGTCAGGGAAGGACCCCCGGCAGCAGCTTAGTGATCCTCGAGCAAGCCGCGGCGGATCATCGCCCAGGACCACCGACGTCAAACCGCCTACCTCTGGTGCTGCACCATTCCCCAAACTGCCGACACTGTACGTTGACCCCCCTGTCACTGACGCCGTTCCCAAGAAGGAGGTGGAATACCGCATGATGCCGCTTTCTGTGCGTGCCGTCAAACCCTATTGGACGCTGCCTCCTACAGTGGATCTGGAAGATCCAGAGCGGAAAAAAGATCCGCGTGTCAAGGCTCATGTGGCCCTGGTGGAAAAGAGAGGACTGGAGAACAAAACCCCGCCTCCTCCCGCCAAGACGTTCGACCCTCGCCTCTCACGTAAAGGTAGCAGTGAGGATGCTGGGGGGTTGTCACCTCGACCCAACGACCCCAGGATGCGTCGTACTGGTGTTAAAGGTCCCCAAGATCCTCGCTCACAGGACCCTCGCAGTCAGAACACGGGACCCATGGACCCTCGCTCTCAGAATATGGGACCCCAAGACCCCAGGGGTCAAAACGTGAGTGCACAAGACCCCAGGACACAAAACATGGGTGCTCAAGACCCCAGGACTATGGGTCCACAAGATCCGCGAGCACAAAACTTGGGGCCCCAGGGCCAGTTTATGGGCAACAACATGGGCCCCGGCGTTGGTGGTGGGGGCATGATGGGCCCTGGCATGAACATGATGCAGGGACCCAACAACATGGGCCCGGGTTTCCAAGGCAACATGATGCAGGGACCGCGGGGCATGATGGCAGGGCAAGGCGACATGTGGAACGCTCCTAACCGCATGGCTGGGCCAATGGGCATGCAAGGGCCCATGAGCATGCAACAAGGGCCAGTGAGAATGCAGCAAGGACCCATGGGCATGCAGGGACCCATGAACATGCAGGGTGGGCCCATGGGAATGAACCAGGGACCCATGAACATGCAAGGACCTATGGGCATGAATCAGGGACCAATGAACATGCAGGGTGGCCCAATGGGCATGAATCAAGGCCCTATGAACATGAATCAAGGCCCAATGAACATGAATCAAGCCCCAGGGAACATGAACCAAGGCCCCATGAACATGAACCAAGGCAACATGAACCAAGGCCCCATGAACATGAATCAAGGCCCAATGACCTTGAATCAAGGTCCGATGAACATGCAGGGTGGCCCTATGAACATGCAGGGTGGTCCAATGAACATGCAGACTGGTCCAATGGGAATGCAACAGGGGCCCATGGGTATGCAGGATCCTAGAAGGGGCCCCATCAATATGCAAGGTGGGCCCATGGGCTTGCAGCAAGGAAACATGGGAAACCAACAGGACTTTCAACAAGGCCCCTTGGGAAATCAACAGGAACCCCGACAAGGCCCCATGGGTAATCCAGATCTAAGGCAAAGCCCCATGGGTAATCCAGATCCAAGGCAAAGCCCCATGGGTAATCCAGATCCAAGGCAAGGCCCCATGGGTAATCCAGATACAAGGCAAGGCCCCATGGGTAATCCAGATCCAAGGCAAAGCCCCATGGGTAATCCAGATCCAAGGCAAAGCCCCATGTGTAAGCAGGATCCCCGTCGAAGCCCCATGGCAGTTTCAGATCCCCGACAGGCCCCTTCCATGCAGCGAGGGTCGTCTGATCCTCGCCAGCGGGGTCAGTCAGGTCGCAGCGACCCAAGGGAAGGCAGGCTGTCGGCGATGGACCATCGCatgtcaaggttaggtcagcaAGGGTCGCCAGGGTCTTCCCCTCAGATCAACGAACGCATTTCTTCTCCACCCCAAGAGGAACCTGGTCCCTTTCGGTCTGACCCTGGTGGTGATGACCTCCCGCACAGATACTCGGACAGTGCTGACAGGGAGGTCGAGGGTCAGCCAGTGCAGAGGTCATTTCCCCTTCCACTTCCACCAGCCCTCAGAGAACCCCCGTCCAAATCTGACCCTGACCTTGGGGCCAGTGACGATGGCTCCACTAGCGAGGACAGTGGTGCTATGAGCAAGAAACAATTTGATTATCGCAACGACCCTCGCTTCAAGCGCAAGCGTGTGTCTGAAGTCAAGACTGAAAAGCCGCCTGCCCCGGTGGAAGACAGTGGTGTGAACAAAGCCCGCAAGTTCATGGGTCAGCGAAAGAGTAGCATGGAGTACGCTTCCCCGTTGGGTGGTGGTGATGACGATGGTGGCTCAGGCTCTGGCTACAACAGTTACAATCGCCCACAGCAGGGCAGGCAGGATCCGCGCAAACGAAAACCACCGGTCAGCAGCGGCACTGCTGACTCTCCCTTTGAAATGCCCCGCATGGAGCTTCCCCCGCTCTTGTCCACCCAGCCCCTCCCTCTGCCGGACAACCTGGCCCCACCGCAAATGTTGGCTGAAGAGCCTGAACAACAGCTCAAGGATCTGTTCAAGACCATTGACCCTACGGCCTCCCCCTTCTGCTAG